From one Lysinibacillus sp. G4S2 genomic stretch:
- a CDS encoding RNA polymerase sigma factor, translated as MHKDILKIEHLYDSYHRDVYHFALYYTNSKQEAEDITQETFFKVMKQLGNLKDMDKVKTWILSIGRNTAVDIHRKQKIKRLLTEKLSWQPVLKEIPKPQEIVEQHEQWQTVQEALMTLKSHDRTIIICRMLKDYTIQETATILGISEVKVRVDFHRAMARLRKKVGRDD; from the coding sequence TTGCATAAAGATATACTAAAAATAGAACATTTGTACGATTCTTATCATCGTGATGTGTATCATTTTGCGCTTTATTATACAAATAGCAAGCAAGAGGCAGAAGATATTACGCAAGAAACGTTTTTCAAGGTGATGAAGCAGTTGGGTAATTTAAAGGATATGGATAAAGTAAAAACTTGGATTTTATCAATTGGACGAAATACAGCAGTAGACATACATAGAAAGCAGAAAATAAAGCGTCTTTTGACAGAAAAGCTTAGCTGGCAGCCAGTATTGAAGGAAATTCCTAAGCCTCAAGAAATTGTAGAACAACATGAGCAATGGCAAACAGTACAAGAGGCGTTAATGACGTTAAAATCACATGATCGAACAATCATTATTTGCAGGATGTTAAAAGACTACACAATTCAAGAAACAGCTACGATTTTGGGTATCTCGGAAGTTAAGGTACGTGTTGATTTTCACCGAGCAATGGCGAGACTTCGGAAAAAAGTAGGGAGGGATGATTGA
- a CDS encoding glycoside hydrolase family 18 protein, with product MQIHVVRAGESVWGIAQAYGTTVQSIVDANQIPEPNRLVIGQALVIPIVGSFYYVQSGDSLYSIGQRFGINYLTLAQVNNISPSQPLSIGMRLYIPPQPKTRAETLAYLEPRGTSVSEPLLSQVREAGPFLTYLALFSYEARRDGTLKRPPSQGVPQIAKDTGASLAMVVSNLEDFTFSGDLARDIFQSTAVQDLLFDNILEEAKRLGNVRDIHFDFEHLPGDQRQAYNNFLRRAVNRFHPQGYTVSTALAPKTSASERGPWTEAHDYKAHGEIVDFVMLMTYEWGYSAGPPMAVSPLPEVEAVVKYAVSEIPRDKILLGQNLYGYDWTLPFVQGGPYAKAVSPQAAIELAKKYNAAIQYDLRSQAPFFEYYDEQGRAHVVWFEDARSIQAKFDLIKQYKLRGIGYWKLGLPFPQNWLLIGSNFDVVKK from the coding sequence ATTCAAATACATGTTGTACGGGCAGGGGAGTCCGTTTGGGGGATTGCGCAGGCTTATGGGACAACAGTTCAAAGTATTGTAGATGCCAATCAAATCCCTGAACCAAATCGATTAGTTATAGGGCAAGCTCTTGTGATTCCAATTGTCGGAAGTTTTTATTATGTACAGTCAGGAGATAGTCTATATTCAATCGGTCAACGCTTTGGTATTAATTATTTAACACTTGCTCAGGTGAACAATATTAGTCCGAGTCAACCTTTATCGATAGGTATGCGACTTTATATTCCACCTCAACCAAAAACAAGAGCTGAAACATTGGCATATTTAGAGCCGAGAGGGACATCTGTTAGTGAACCATTATTGAGTCAGGTAAGAGAAGCGGGTCCTTTTTTAACTTATCTTGCTTTATTTAGCTATGAGGCGAGACGAGATGGAACGCTTAAGAGACCGCCGAGTCAAGGTGTGCCGCAAATTGCTAAGGATACAGGAGCTTCTCTAGCAATGGTTGTCTCGAATTTGGAGGATTTTACTTTTAGTGGTGATTTAGCAAGGGATATTTTTCAAAGTACAGCAGTACAGGATTTGCTCTTTGATAATATTCTTGAAGAGGCAAAGAGGTTAGGAAACGTTAGAGATATTCATTTCGATTTTGAGCATTTGCCAGGCGATCAACGACAAGCGTATAACAATTTTTTAAGGAGAGCCGTGAATCGATTCCATCCACAGGGGTATACAGTATCGACAGCGTTAGCTCCAAAAACAAGTGCAAGCGAGAGAGGCCCGTGGACTGAGGCCCATGATTATAAAGCCCATGGAGAAATAGTGGATTTTGTTATGTTAATGACGTATGAATGGGGGTATTCTGCAGGGCCTCCTATGGCAGTGTCGCCACTTCCAGAGGTAGAGGCAGTTGTAAAATATGCAGTAAGTGAGATACCTCGGGACAAAATTTTACTTGGACAAAATTTATATGGCTATGACTGGACACTGCCTTTTGTACAAGGGGGACCATATGCAAAAGCAGTTAGTCCACAAGCAGCTATCGAGCTTGCTAAGAAATATAATGCAGCCATTCAGTATGATTTGAGGTCTCAAGCACCTTTCTTTGAATACTATGATGAACAAGGGAGAGCGCATGTAGTGTGGTTTGAGGATGCAAGATCAATTCAGGCAAAGTTCGATTTAATCAAACAATATAAACTTCGAGGAATAGGCTATTGGAAGTTAGGTCTACCATTCCCGCAAAATTGGTTATTAATCGGGTCCAATTTCGATGTAGTGAAGAAATAA
- a CDS encoding YcdB/YcdC domain-containing protein, with translation MVNFKKLGIILTSTAFSVGVLSPMAQASANVKESPERVAIQVDSTETKVTKSMLIKQLNTLFPGKFSFVTENDFDMGQGHYYNDDKTVRYELSFHKKVDGKDVHGGFTFKGDALELENFYYQPANVADAIYPAKYSKVDAKKVADDFLKKMPNTANYKLREDVRNDDFGFSRPISEPISYSFAYSPTHNGVPFSDESVYIEVLANGEVVGMYRNTESTSKATFDSLEQKKNETDVLAQIRENLSVELRYLIDYNHQSDEAIAKLVYMPTNFIGVNALNGQWQTTTGFTSQVPKTKGVEKLSAQPLEPRKKNMTLAEVEELVKSLLKFDSDKVKLRIESIDERENENGESIYSVHYMYDYGNHGSGTTIEVNKATGEIINFWDIGDESLETNDKVEPISKDAALAKAIGYLKELAPSYIHNYSKPLEDPTYDKYSKQYFFSFPRIVNGIAVMGDEISVGISADGKLCGLHVNNHKIDNWPSVNKAVSADKAKAMFSDGLKLNLQYSKQDGEGNNHYNLVYSPVYNGILSNNIDATTGEWLLKADDSKEKPAISHPTAGEELTYLYRQNVLDVKDPANFNADAAVTKGEALKILVKSLSYGYSDFGPYGGNNDKQSFNNIDKKHPLYGTVEQAVRMGILQPADKFEVDATLTRQELAQWLVRVLDLEKAAKHSDIYKLNFTDAGTIDSAHAGYVALVSAMGLMDAQQNKFNATEKVTYADLAVSTVRVAKAVNENNSNRNYW, from the coding sequence TTGGTAAACTTTAAAAAGTTAGGTATCATCCTAACATCTACTGCATTTTCTGTCGGTGTACTTTCACCAATGGCACAGGCTTCTGCAAATGTAAAGGAATCTCCAGAAAGAGTCGCAATTCAAGTAGATTCAACAGAAACTAAAGTAACAAAAAGTATGCTTATTAAGCAACTGAATACATTATTTCCAGGTAAATTCAGTTTTGTAACAGAGAATGATTTCGATATGGGACAAGGGCATTACTATAATGATGATAAAACGGTACGCTATGAATTAAGCTTCCATAAGAAAGTCGATGGTAAAGACGTTCATGGTGGCTTTACTTTTAAAGGTGACGCTTTAGAATTAGAAAACTTCTACTATCAGCCTGCCAATGTAGCGGATGCAATTTATCCTGCTAAATATTCAAAGGTTGACGCAAAAAAAGTTGCCGACGACTTCCTGAAGAAAATGCCTAATACTGCCAATTACAAACTTCGTGAAGATGTAAGGAATGATGATTTTGGTTTCAGTAGACCGATATCAGAACCAATTTCGTATTCATTCGCTTATTCGCCAACTCATAATGGTGTGCCATTTAGTGATGAGAGTGTGTATATCGAAGTTCTAGCAAATGGTGAAGTTGTGGGGATGTATCGTAATACTGAGTCAACTAGTAAAGCAACATTTGACAGCTTAGAACAGAAAAAGAATGAGACAGATGTACTTGCACAGATTCGTGAAAACTTATCAGTAGAGTTACGTTATTTAATTGACTATAACCACCAATCAGATGAAGCAATTGCTAAGCTTGTATACATGCCGACAAACTTCATTGGTGTAAATGCATTAAATGGGCAGTGGCAAACAACAACTGGTTTTACTTCACAGGTGCCGAAGACAAAAGGTGTGGAAAAACTTTCAGCACAACCACTTGAGCCTAGAAAGAAAAATATGACATTAGCTGAAGTTGAAGAGTTAGTGAAGTCTCTCTTAAAATTTGATTCAGACAAAGTAAAGCTGCGAATTGAATCGATTGATGAAAGAGAAAATGAAAATGGCGAGTCAATTTATTCAGTACATTACATGTATGATTATGGAAATCATGGCTCAGGAACAACAATTGAAGTGAACAAAGCAACAGGTGAGATTATAAACTTCTGGGATATAGGTGATGAATCCTTGGAGACGAATGATAAAGTAGAGCCAATCTCAAAAGATGCTGCGTTAGCAAAGGCAATAGGCTACTTAAAAGAGTTGGCTCCGTCATATATTCATAACTATTCAAAACCACTTGAAGATCCAACATATGATAAGTATAGTAAGCAATATTTCTTCTCGTTCCCACGTATTGTTAATGGCATTGCTGTAATGGGGGATGAAATTTCTGTTGGTATCAGTGCAGATGGAAAGTTATGTGGTTTACATGTTAATAATCACAAGATTGATAATTGGCCGTCTGTAAACAAGGCTGTTTCTGCTGATAAAGCAAAAGCAATGTTCAGTGATGGGCTAAAACTAAATCTGCAGTATTCAAAACAGGATGGAGAGGGTAATAACCACTATAATTTAGTATACTCTCCAGTTTATAATGGAATCCTATCCAATAATATTGATGCAACAACTGGCGAATGGCTACTGAAAGCGGATGATTCTAAAGAAAAACCAGCTATTTCACATCCAACAGCTGGAGAAGAACTAACTTATTTATATCGCCAAAATGTGTTAGACGTTAAAGACCCAGCTAACTTTAATGCTGATGCAGCTGTAACAAAGGGAGAAGCTTTGAAAATTTTAGTTAAATCATTATCATATGGATATTCTGATTTTGGTCCTTATGGTGGGAACAACGATAAGCAATCCTTCAACAATATTGATAAAAAGCATCCATTATATGGAACTGTTGAACAAGCTGTAAGAATGGGTATTTTACAACCGGCTGATAAATTTGAAGTTGATGCAACATTGACTCGTCAAGAGCTGGCACAATGGTTAGTACGTGTACTAGATTTAGAAAAAGCAGCAAAACATAGTGACATTTACAAGTTAAACTTCACTGATGCAGGCACAATTGATTCAGCGCATGCAGGCTATGTTGCTTTAGTAAGCGCAATGGGACTAATGGATGCACAGCAAAATAAATTTAACGCTACTGAGAAAGTGACATATGCAGATTTAGCTGTCTCAACAGTTCGTGTAGCAAAAGCTGTTAATGAAAATAACAGCAATCGCAATTACTGGTAA
- a CDS encoding AAA family ATPase — translation MTTIKIKRIKIQNLRNVRHGEIVLAVNFDTFLKANVVGLYGQNGSGKTTIVDAFGLLKALISGWITEVKLPSQEKRLIMAGEDTASIEFEFLVENPLGTFFLNYYVELQEDENRLYTTVERVAYRENAKGKRSKILVNVTEEDLQIRKANLSDMNEKMRIQLLVIQQLAKKQYTSFVFHKDLKPLLQDSLSELEMQLLHNLAIDFNRDLHVVNNQNIAPLFEERIMPFSIHLDKTRGFISYDLKDSALLPEDAFYVLCEVIEQSNRVLSAIIPGLTININVITKQTMDNGEKGIRFEFLSKRGERELPLRTESEGILKIISVLSVLIAVYNNPNACVVIDELDSGVFEYLLGELLTVIDEDGKGQLIFTSHNLRVLEVLAIKNLWFTTTNEDRRYMQLKGIKEVNNARDVYLRAIQLGGQDEEVYKETKIFKIKRAFRKAGVQYD, via the coding sequence ATGACAACTATAAAAATCAAAAGAATAAAGATACAAAATTTACGAAATGTACGACATGGTGAAATCGTATTAGCGGTGAACTTTGACACATTTCTTAAGGCAAATGTTGTAGGGTTATACGGACAAAATGGCTCCGGGAAAACAACGATTGTAGATGCATTTGGCTTGTTAAAGGCACTTATCTCTGGTTGGATTACGGAAGTTAAATTACCATCTCAAGAAAAAAGATTAATTATGGCAGGGGAGGATACGGCAAGTATTGAATTCGAGTTTCTAGTAGAAAATCCACTAGGCACATTTTTTCTCAATTATTATGTAGAGTTACAAGAGGATGAAAACAGATTGTACACAACAGTTGAACGTGTAGCTTACAGAGAAAACGCGAAAGGGAAGCGCTCGAAGATTCTAGTTAATGTTACAGAGGAAGATCTACAAATACGTAAAGCAAATCTTTCTGATATGAATGAAAAAATGCGTATCCAATTACTTGTCATTCAGCAATTAGCAAAAAAACAATATACGTCCTTTGTCTTTCATAAAGATTTAAAACCATTATTACAGGACAGCTTGTCAGAGTTAGAAATGCAATTGCTTCATAATTTAGCAATAGATTTTAATCGTGATTTACATGTCGTTAATAATCAAAATATCGCACCACTATTTGAAGAGCGTATCATGCCATTTAGTATTCATCTAGACAAAACTCGTGGTTTTATTTCTTATGATTTGAAGGATTCAGCGTTATTGCCAGAGGATGCGTTTTACGTGTTGTGTGAAGTGATCGAGCAAAGTAATCGTGTATTATCAGCGATTATTCCAGGCTTGACAATAAATATTAATGTGATTACAAAACAAACTATGGATAATGGCGAAAAAGGAATCCGTTTTGAATTTTTATCTAAGCGAGGAGAGCGCGAATTACCACTTCGGACAGAATCAGAAGGCATTTTGAAAATTATTTCTGTGCTCAGTGTGCTCATTGCTGTTTATAACAACCCAAATGCTTGTGTAGTAATTGATGAATTAGATTCTGGTGTTTTTGAATATTTGTTAGGCGAGTTGTTAACAGTGATTGATGAGGATGGAAAAGGGCAGCTTATTTTCACGTCTCATAATTTACGTGTGTTAGAGGTGCTTGCTATTAAAAACTTATGGTTTACAACAACGAATGAGGATCGTCGTTATATGCAGCTAAAGGGTATTAAAGAGGTAAATAATGCTCGAGATGTTTATTTACGTGCCATTCAGCTGGGTGGACAGGATGAAGAGGTTTATAAGGAAACGAAGATTTTTAAAATCAAACGTGCTTTTCGAAAAGCGGGTGTCCAGTATGACTAA
- a CDS encoding DUF4132 domain-containing protein: MTLSHDEKNQFQSKIDTAPTAIQPIATALLQFMDTRDYGIEQHIADLKITTLEELFTGPLFDVLTLLSSQERALTIKKLALRYDTTMFQTGIMRRSFRSAQPVQDHLFQCLQLIEEMLTFEEINLQELLMNHSQFEHGTYPNYSSFVIKNENTKVMHFTVFEQMLAEELSLQNPVIEEAVENILFDEHQGSFFGYPLIRGIFKSTNARMHEALGKLLVAAARQEGLRQAIVENIDHGTLDAQLTIMKLIQEHQLTRFSSVIRAVDTWMGLGYNSFENQKVTEEVLALAIQAIEDDQFTIELLRSARTIDIYVALWTISTKDYTKLNTILPELLKREKHIQLTTLAFLKNLGKTPFTAQYVKDLILTTKDIELFTFAWGNFLYANNYINSEYARDNDWVKDLHKFMQDNTQLHGIEYSLFEQLEWAKSEVTKDGITITGKPLSFVYAHLSLEDLISTQIILAHYSQDEELFQRIIANADSYSPTSRIGLLNIYCLDDTDTTQGKRDFLFSALRDRSSINRSLALNKIQSLTPTDEEILKIEDLLANKSGSLRKEAISLLKLQSPEKILQSSERLIQDKKQLKRLGGLELLLEASKEHHLSSEQITALCDLLPKVTKTEQVLLDQLLTSDVPEYNEENGFGLYTPHPPIQYDNITNIDIKMNGVEAWQQLVPLYTQATMPLEKFFEYDVEKLLLKLEQLIQLLDANAHYEYETYRWDDTPITSTLGQTFNIVASKTENNRNASLDVYPIPDEILEWIKTSKFSTEDLAYFNFYNNLSEHPAAHELSEAAQALIAPFFNYAEIKERVAKFNNLKYQRIVERIFTVLSQDLDTISGEQALHKEAVALLTQHAPEFNALEQAIGIMLQLLTQISAEQWKLDVRERDYYYNSTSTIVALDVIRAFVNRCFSDYTTYGEYVKMLAINEELTKRQQNEQYSPTIYNLNLFQYLDAFNAGLFTKDHLFETIFTDTLASEILDEPSKLTKRYQESFEDLSNLFAVREQAIDRILEIELMRGDIPTAVTKLARDIDYIEGIDYFFKILQALDGEKLARGYSWQTAETKKAVFSRLLTNCYPKKDETAQQLKNAWEKTDISKERLIEAMMYNQHWIALVSEVIDWEGLKESAWYFIAHTTDYLSDFAKDQIALFSSITAEDFRDGAFDLTWFQSAYQTLGAKRFKVVYDAAKYASEGANHRRAQLYADTAIGKLSPKPLMEEISDKRNKDKLRALGLIPLKKSDQKDALTRYQFIQQFLKESKQFGAQRRASEARAASIALENLARNAGDGETTRFTWRMELAAFTDIKHLFDAQQIEHITAQLQIEEDASVTIIVEKDGKRLKNIPAALKKQEQVLALQEARKELQMQYKRARPALEQAMEHETKFSAEELINLLEHPILAPLLQNLVFKNEEHLGLLTEDGLKLLSDEIISLAPTATLMIAHPYHLLESGQWRQWQAYMFEQKIKQPFKQIFRELYVINADEKEQKRSLRYAGHQVNPSQTVALLKTRGWQISYDEGPRKVHYKENIVASLYAQADWFTPAEIEAPAIEGVYFYNRLTGKALVLDDIPATIFSEVMRDIDLVVSVAHVGGVDPEASHSTIDMRSVIVEELAKLLKLTNVDVKKQHALIEGKLASYSLHLGSGVVHQVGGSMIPILAVPSQHRGRIFLPMVDDDPRTAEIMSKLLLLSEDTKIKDPAILGHIRSYEQMR, from the coding sequence ATGACATTATCACATGATGAAAAAAACCAATTTCAAAGCAAAATAGATACTGCACCAACAGCCATTCAACCAATAGCTACAGCATTACTTCAATTTATGGATACACGTGATTATGGTATAGAGCAGCATATTGCTGATTTGAAGATCACAACGCTTGAGGAGTTATTTACTGGACCTCTTTTCGATGTACTGACACTATTATCGTCACAAGAACGTGCACTAACTATTAAAAAACTAGCATTACGTTATGATACAACAATGTTTCAGACTGGCATTATGCGTAGATCATTTCGTTCCGCACAACCCGTACAGGACCACCTTTTTCAATGCTTACAATTGATTGAAGAAATGCTGACATTTGAGGAAATAAATCTGCAGGAATTACTAATGAATCACAGTCAATTCGAGCATGGTACATACCCTAACTATAGCTCCTTTGTCATTAAAAATGAGAATACGAAAGTAATGCATTTTACTGTTTTTGAACAAATGCTCGCTGAAGAATTGTCATTACAAAACCCTGTGATTGAAGAAGCGGTTGAAAATATATTATTTGATGAGCATCAGGGTAGCTTTTTTGGCTATCCACTGATAAGAGGTATTTTCAAATCAACAAATGCTCGTATGCATGAGGCACTTGGTAAACTATTAGTTGCTGCTGCCCGTCAAGAGGGACTACGCCAAGCCATTGTAGAAAATATTGACCATGGCACATTAGATGCACAGCTTACCATTATGAAGCTTATTCAGGAGCATCAGCTCACTCGCTTCTCCTCCGTGATTCGCGCAGTCGATACATGGATGGGCCTTGGCTATAATAGCTTCGAAAATCAAAAAGTAACAGAGGAAGTATTAGCGTTAGCGATTCAAGCAATTGAAGACGATCAGTTCACCATTGAGCTACTGAGAAGCGCGAGAACGATCGATATTTACGTGGCACTTTGGACAATTTCTACAAAAGATTACACGAAGCTCAATACTATTTTGCCAGAGTTGTTAAAACGCGAAAAACATATCCAGCTGACAACACTTGCATTTTTAAAAAATCTAGGGAAAACTCCCTTCACAGCACAGTATGTCAAGGATCTTATTTTAACAACGAAGGATATTGAGCTATTTACATTTGCTTGGGGCAATTTCCTATATGCAAATAACTATATTAATAGTGAATATGCTAGAGATAACGATTGGGTTAAAGATTTACATAAGTTCATGCAGGACAATACCCAGCTACATGGCATTGAATACTCTCTATTTGAACAGCTTGAATGGGCAAAGAGCGAAGTCACGAAAGATGGTATAACAATAACAGGAAAACCTTTATCATTCGTCTATGCACACTTGTCGTTAGAAGATTTAATTTCAACACAAATAATTTTAGCCCACTATTCACAAGATGAAGAGCTATTTCAACGTATTATTGCGAATGCGGATTCTTACTCTCCTACAAGTAGAATAGGCCTTCTTAATATTTATTGTCTTGACGATACTGATACTACGCAAGGAAAGCGCGATTTTCTATTTAGCGCTTTACGAGATCGTAGCTCCATCAATCGTTCCCTTGCGTTGAACAAAATACAATCACTAACACCTACAGACGAGGAAATTTTAAAAATCGAGGACCTTTTAGCAAATAAATCAGGCTCCCTTCGTAAAGAAGCCATTTCACTCTTAAAGCTACAGTCGCCAGAGAAAATATTGCAAAGTTCCGAGCGACTCATCCAGGACAAAAAGCAGTTGAAGCGACTTGGTGGGCTTGAGTTGTTGTTGGAAGCCTCTAAAGAGCATCACCTATCTAGCGAGCAAATTACCGCATTATGTGATCTGCTACCGAAAGTAACGAAGACTGAGCAAGTGCTGTTAGATCAATTGTTAACAAGTGATGTTCCTGAATATAACGAGGAAAATGGCTTTGGTTTATATACGCCACACCCTCCTATTCAATACGACAACATTACTAATATTGATATAAAGATGAATGGTGTAGAAGCATGGCAGCAGCTTGTTCCTTTATATACGCAGGCAACGATGCCACTTGAAAAATTCTTTGAGTATGATGTAGAGAAGCTTTTGTTAAAGCTTGAACAACTTATTCAACTATTAGATGCGAATGCCCACTATGAATACGAAACATATCGATGGGATGATACGCCGATCACCTCAACATTAGGACAAACATTTAATATTGTTGCTTCGAAAACAGAAAATAATCGAAATGCAAGTCTCGATGTATATCCGATACCAGATGAAATTCTCGAGTGGATAAAGACGTCTAAATTCAGTACTGAAGATTTAGCTTATTTTAACTTTTATAACAATCTATCTGAACATCCTGCGGCACATGAACTGAGCGAAGCAGCACAAGCCTTAATCGCTCCCTTCTTTAATTATGCAGAAATAAAAGAACGTGTTGCTAAGTTTAACAACTTAAAGTATCAGCGAATAGTGGAACGAATTTTCACTGTACTTTCGCAAGATTTAGATACTATTTCTGGAGAGCAGGCGCTTCATAAAGAGGCCGTCGCATTACTAACACAGCATGCACCAGAGTTTAATGCTTTGGAACAGGCGATCGGTATTATGCTTCAGCTTTTAACACAAATATCTGCCGAGCAGTGGAAGCTTGATGTACGAGAGAGGGACTATTATTATAACTCTACTTCAACTATAGTAGCTTTAGATGTTATCCGCGCTTTTGTTAATCGATGCTTCTCTGACTATACGACTTACGGTGAATATGTCAAAATGCTTGCCATTAACGAAGAGTTAACTAAGAGGCAGCAGAATGAGCAATATAGCCCAACTATATACAATCTAAACCTATTCCAATACTTAGATGCTTTTAATGCAGGCTTGTTCACTAAGGATCATTTATTTGAAACCATCTTCACAGATACATTAGCCTCTGAAATACTAGATGAACCAAGTAAATTAACGAAGCGTTATCAAGAGTCATTTGAAGACTTATCGAATCTCTTTGCTGTTCGTGAGCAGGCCATTGATCGCATTTTAGAAATAGAGCTTATGCGTGGTGATATTCCTACAGCAGTAACGAAACTCGCTAGGGACATTGATTATATAGAGGGTATTGATTATTTCTTCAAGATTTTACAAGCACTAGATGGTGAAAAACTTGCTCGTGGCTATAGTTGGCAAACAGCAGAAACAAAAAAGGCTGTTTTTTCTCGCCTACTCACAAACTGCTACCCTAAAAAGGATGAAACTGCACAGCAATTGAAAAATGCGTGGGAAAAAACAGATATATCAAAAGAACGCTTAATTGAAGCAATGATGTATAACCAGCATTGGATAGCCCTTGTTAGTGAAGTAATTGACTGGGAAGGATTAAAAGAATCAGCATGGTACTTTATCGCCCATACTACTGACTATTTATCGGACTTTGCTAAAGATCAGATTGCCCTATTCTCAAGCATTACTGCTGAAGATTTCCGTGACGGTGCATTTGATTTAACTTGGTTCCAAAGCGCATATCAAACACTGGGTGCAAAAAGATTCAAGGTCGTATATGATGCAGCAAAATACGCGTCGGAGGGAGCTAATCACCGTCGAGCACAGCTTTATGCAGATACAGCAATAGGCAAGCTTAGCCCAAAACCGTTAATGGAAGAAATTAGCGATAAACGCAATAAAGATAAACTACGCGCACTCGGACTGATTCCACTGAAAAAATCGGATCAAAAGGATGCACTAACACGCTATCAATTCATCCAACAGTTTTTAAAGGAAAGCAAACAATTTGGCGCACAGCGTCGTGCTAGTGAAGCACGTGCAGCCAGCATAGCGCTCGAAAATTTAGCACGTAATGCAGGAGATGGCGAAACAACTCGCTTCACATGGCGCATGGAGCTAGCAGCCTTTACCGATATAAAGCATTTATTCGATGCACAACAAATCGAACATATCACTGCACAGCTACAAATTGAAGAAGATGCAAGTGTCACGATTATCGTTGAAAAAGATGGAAAACGACTAAAAAATATCCCTGCTGCACTGAAAAAGCAGGAGCAGGTTTTAGCATTACAAGAGGCAAGAAAAGAATTGCAGATGCAATATAAACGAGCACGCCCAGCACTTGAACAGGCGATGGAGCATGAAACTAAATTCTCTGCCGAAGAGCTGATTAATTTATTAGAGCACCCGATTTTAGCTCCGCTTCTCCAAAATCTCGTCTTTAAAAATGAAGAACATTTAGGATTGCTAACCGAGGATGGTCTCAAGCTACTATCAGATGAAATAATATCTCTTGCTCCAACAGCAACATTAATGATTGCCCATCCGTATCACCTGCTTGAAAGTGGACAATGGCGACAATGGCAAGCTTATATGTTTGAACAAAAAATAAAACAGCCATTTAAGCAAATATTCCGCGAGCTGTATGTAATAAATGCAGATGAAAAGGAACAAAAGAGATCATTGCGCTATGCGGGACATCAAGTGAATCCTTCTCAAACGGTTGCACTCCTAAAAACACGCGGCTGGCAAATTAGTTATGATGAAGGACCACGAAAAGTGCATTACAAGGAAAACATCGTTGCTTCCTTGTATGCGCAGGCAGATTGGTTTACGCCAGCAGAAATCGAAGCACCAGCTATTGAAGGCGTCTATTTCTATAATCGTTTAACAGGTAAAGCCCTAGTATTAGATGACATTCCTGCAACGATATTCTCTGAAGTGATGCGAGATATTGACCTCGTTGTGAGTGTTGCACACGTAGGTGGTGTTGACCCTGAAGCGAGTCATTCTACAATTGACATGCGCAGTGTTATTGTGGAGGAATTGGCGAAGCTATTAAAACTAACAAATGTCGACGTGAAAAAGCAGCATGCACTTATTGAAGGCAAACTTGCAAGCTATTCATTGCACTTAGGCAGTGGAGTTGTCCATCAAGTGGGCGGCTCAATGATTCCAATACTCGCTGTACCATCTCAGCACCGAGGACGCATTTTCTTACCAATGGTGGATGACGATCCGCGTACAGCCGAAATCATGTCAAAGCTTTTACTGTTAAGTGAAGATACAAAAATCAAAGATCCAGCTATTTTAGGACATATTCGCAGCTACGAGCAAATGCGCTAA